A stretch of Bradyrhizobium sp. CCBAU 53338 DNA encodes these proteins:
- a CDS encoding K(+)-transporting ATPase subunit F: MIFDYALAGAVSFGLLIYLTYALLRPERF; this comes from the coding sequence ATGATCTTCGACTATGCGCTCGCCGGTGCCGTCTCGTTCGGCCTCCTGATCTACCTCACCTATGCGTTGCTGCGGCCAGAACGATTCTGA